A stretch of Rhinopithecus roxellana isolate Shanxi Qingling chromosome 12, ASM756505v1, whole genome shotgun sequence DNA encodes these proteins:
- the CD52 gene encoding CAMPATH-1 antigen: MKRFLFLFLTISLLVMVQIQTGVSGQNSTSQSNSPSASSNMSGGGFLFFVANAIIHLFYFS; this comes from the exons ATGAAgcgcttcctcttcctcttcctcaccatCAGCCTCCTGGTTATGGTACAG ATACAAACTGGAGTCTCCGGACAAAACTCCACCAGCCAAAGCAACAGCCCCTCAGCATCCAGCAACATGAGCGGAGGCGGTTTCCTTTTCTTCGTGGCCAATGCTATAATCCACCTCTTCTACTTCAGTTGA